In Zonotrichia leucophrys gambelii isolate GWCS_2022_RI unplaced genomic scaffold, RI_Zleu_2.0 Scaffold_672_27528, whole genome shotgun sequence, the sequence CCAAGTGTCACCACTGTCTgggtgtccccattcccaccatGTCACCGTCAGGGGTGTCACCATTGTCCTGGTGTCACCATCCCCACGATGTCACCACTCCCAGTGTGTCAccactgtcccagtgccaccacccccagGGTCTGACACCATGCGTGGTCACCACGGTCTGGATGTCCCCGTTCCTTGGATGTCACCCCCAGGATGTCACCATGGTCTGGGTGTCACCATCAGGGGTGTCACCATTGTCCCGGCGTCACCACCTCCAGGATGTCACCCCCAGGGTGTCACCATTGTCCGGGTGTCCCCATTCCTTgggtgtccccattcccaggatgTCACTGTCAGGGGTGTCACCGTGGTCTGGGTGTCACCACCCCCAAGATGGCACTGTCAGAGGTGTCACCACCCCAAGATGTCACCACTGTCTgggtgtccccattcccagcatgtCACTGTCGGGGGTGTCACCATTGTCCTGGTGTCACCACCCCCTGGATGTCACCACTGTCTgggtgtccccattcccaccatGTCACCGTCAGGGGTGTCACCATTGTCCTGGTGTCACCATCCCCACGATGTCACCACCCCCAGTGTGTCAccactgtcccagtgccaccacccccagGGTCTGACACCATGCATGGTCACCATGGTCTGGGTGTCACCATCAGGGGTGTCACCATTGTCCCGGTGTCACCATCCCCACGATGTCACCACCCCCAAGATGTCAccactgtcccagtgtcaccattcgcagtgccaccacccccagggtctgggtgtccccattcccaggatgTCACCATCAGGGGTGTCACCATCAGGAGTGTCACCATTGTCCCGGTGTCACCATTCCTTgggtgtccccattcccaggatgTCACCCCCAGGATGTCACCATGGTCTGGGTGTCACCACCCTCAGGATGTCCCCacccccagggtggcactgtcaGAGGTGTCACCACCCCTGGGTGTCACCactgtcccggtgtccccacccCCAGGGTGGCACCGCCACAGCCCTGTCACCCTGTCCTTGTCACCACGACATGTCACGAcattggggtgtccctgtcatggtgtccctgtcccctggggtgtccctgtcacgGTGTCCTTGTCATGACATGTCACGACatcagggtgtccctgtccccaagggtgtccctgtccccacgtCCTTGTCACGACATtggagtgtccctgtccccgggGTGCTGCTGTCACGGTGTCCTTGTCACCATAAGATGTCACGACATTGAGGTGTTCCCGTCCGGCGCTGTCGCGACATTGAGCTGTCCTTgtccccgccgcgccgccctcccagccccgcCCCTATCGCGACATCCCCGCCGcgtgtcccctcccccccagccccgcccccgccAGCCCCGCCTCTATCGCGACATTGCTCcgtcccctcccctcccggGGCTTTCCCCGCCGCCTCTATCGCGACATcgcggcgctgccgccgccacCACCGACCTGTCGCGACagcgggggggtcccggggggtttTTCTGTCGCCTCTGTCGCGATCGCGGCGCTgtcgccgccccctcccccccgaCAGCGGCGCCGCTTCCGCCTCAAACcgcgctggccccgcccccgaGCGCTGATTGGACAGCGCTGAAAAGGGGTGGAGCATTTTGTAAACAACCAATGAGAGCGCGAGGGGCGTGGCCTGAAAGTCCCGAGGGGGCGGGGCCTTTTGTGAgtggatttggggcattttttgtgatttttggttttttttctcctttttttcaactttttgtggcgttttttggcttttctccGTTTGCTCCTTTTTagttttcactttttctgtCGCTTTCGCGTCTTTTGGGGCCCTTTTACCCTCGgaatttaatttagttttaatttttgacctattttttaacctttcccccctttcctcccattttaactgaattttctcctcattttccttatttttatatttttgtccatttaaattttttttagcCTCTTCTCacttatttttcaattttcccccaattctccctttccttttcacaaatttaaaccttaaaaatttaaaaatccaatttaaaaatgaaatttaaataaaaatctcaatttttgtCAATTTTAGACTTTAAAATTCCCAaacttcactttttaaaatctcaatttttgCCCATTTCAGGCCAAgttttggtattttaaaatttaaaaaaattgaatttaaattttgattttaaaacatCGAAACTTCAAGTTTTAAAAGTCTCAATTTCTCTTGATTTCGACCAAAATCtggattttaaatttaaaatttgtcGAGTTCCAATTAAACCTTCAAAATTTGACATTTAAATTCTCAATTTCTGTTCATTTCCACTCAAATATTcaaaattagaatttaaaattcttaattTCTATCAATTTCCACTGAAACCtccaaaatctgaatttaaaattcCAATTTCTGCCAATTGTCGcttcaatattaaaaatttggggtttaaattcccaatttctgtcaatttccactgaaatattccaaatttaaatttttaatttcccaatTTCTGGGGATTTCAAGTCccttaaattcccattttaattcaaatatttttaattttaattctgattttttttcccccttcccccccattttttcccctccctctccctttaaatttttgggataaaaaacctgaaaaattcgggatttttttttttttttgttgtttttttggtgtttttttataCAAAACCAAACTCGCAGCGTTTTTTATTCCACGATCGGCGAAACCCCGgcggggaaaaaaacccaacccaaataaaattaattaattattaataattaatccAACcccggggggggaggggagggggaaacgGGGAGaattcccgggattttgggTCAAAAGGGAGcgagaaataataaaaaaatgggaattaaaagaggaaaaaaatgggaattatttaaaaaataaaaattccgGGCGTGGCGgcgattttggggggaaaagggggaggggagggaggagaaaaggggggaaaagggaaaaattaaaaaaattaaaaatttgtaaaaaatgggaaaaattggggaaaaaaggggggaaaaattgggaattttgaaggaagaaattcaaattataaaaaggaaaaaaggaaaattaaaaaggaattaaaggggaaaatagaaaggaaattaaagaggggaaaatgataaaaaatcagggagaataaaaaagggaaggggagggaaggaggaaaaaaaagaggaaaaagttttaaaaatgtagaaaaaagggaaaaaagaaaattagaaataaaaggggggaaattaggaaaaaagaaaaaaaaaaggaaaaaatcagggaaaaaaggaaaaacaaagaaaatgaaaagaaaaaaatctggggagaattttgaaaaaatatcagATAAAAAATGGGAgcaaaattaagaagaaaaaagcagagaaaaaaatgaggaaaaaaatgaaaaaaaccagaaaaaaatcaggaaaaaatcaggaaaaaacaaattcaggaaaaaaattgaaaaaggaTCAggaaaaattggagaaaatcaaaggaaaacagaaaaaaagcaggagaaatttgaaagaaaattggaaaaaaaaattaaaaattcagaggaaaaatgggaaaaaaatcaggaaaaagaaaagaaaaatcaggagaaaaaaaggaaaaataggaaaaaaaaggagaaaaagtagagagaaaaaatatcagggggaaaaaaaaaggagaaaaagtagagagaaaaaaatcagggggaaaattgaaaataaaatcaggaaaaaaaaaagaaaaaaatcaggaaaaaattgaaaaaaaatcaagaaaaaatttaaaaaatcaggaaaaaaaaggaaaaaatcggggaaaaattgaaaaaatcaggaaaaaatttaaaaaatcaggaaaaaaaaggaaaaaatcaggggaaaaattgaaaaaaaaatcaagaaaaaatttaaaaaatcaggaaaaaaaaaggaaaaaatcagagggaaaacggaaaaaaagccaggaaaaaaaagggaatttttgggaaaggaaggaaattaaaaaatgaggaataaaaagggggaaaaaggagaaattccagggaaatgggaaaaggtgAAGGGGAAAAGTCCCTGAGGCCgcgggtgggggaggggccgcgccCCTCCCCCCATCACCCCTCCCCCCCCAATTCCTCCCAAATCCgcccaaatccagcccaaaaaaaaaaaaaattgggatttttttcccattttttggccGCCAccggagggaaaaaaaacccacaaaaaaataaaaaaaattccaaaaaaaaaatttcaaaattcgagtgaaaatcccaggaattcccaggaattctggtggggtttttttggtgtgaaaaaaggggaaaaaaaggacaaaaaaaataaaaattggaatTCCGGGGTAAGGCAGCCCCGCCCCCGCTCCCATTCCCGAATTTTTCCGATATTTAACGGAGAGTCCgaactttgcttttgtttttttttcattttttttctcgtTTTTCgcgttatttttttttttttggccaggaaaaaaaaaaaagggaaaaagagagaaaaaaaaaaaaaaaaggaaatttttttcttttttttttttgatatttttccactttttttttttgttgtgttttttttttttttttttttttttttcttttccgggttttttgtttttttcttttttttgggaaaagtcAAAATTCCCGGCCGGAGTCGCCTCTCCTAGAAAAGATTCTCCTCGAAAATGGCCAAGAGGTCGCTCTGGAAATTCATGTCGATCGTCGCCGCCATctgcaaaaaaagggaaaaaatgggaaaaaatattcgGATtattccccccatttttggtattttttgtgCCCCATTTCTCTGAatattcccattatttccctAATTTTTTGTGCCccattttggtattttttgcgCCCCATTTCTGtgattattcccattattccccccatttttggAGACACATTTTTGTGAATATTCTCattatttccctgatttttggAGACCCATTTTCGGAATTTTTTGCGCCCCATTTCTGtgattattcccattatttccctgattttttgcACCccattttggcattttttgtgCCCCATTCCTGtgattattcccattatttccctgattttttgtGCCccattttggtattttttgtgCCCCATTTCTGtgattattcccattatttccccccattttcaggaccccattttttgggaatattctCATTATTATGTCCCCCATTTTCAGGGTCTCTTTTTTGTGAATATTCTGattatttccctgatttttggAGACccatttttggaattttttgcaTATCTTTTTTGTGAATATTCTgattatttcccccatttttggggaccACAGTTTTGGGATAATCCCCacaatttccccccattttcaggaccccatttttgggaatattctgattattccccccattttttgcGCCccatttttggcattttttgtgCCCCATTTCTGtgattattcccattatttccctgattttttgtGCCccatttttggtattttttgcgCCCCATTTCTGTGAatattcccattatttccccccattttcaggaccccatttttgggaatattctgattatttccctgattttttgcGCCccatttttggcattttttgtgCCCCATTTTTGTGAATATTCTGATTATTTCCCGGATTTTTTGTGCCCCATTTCTTtgattattcccattattccccccatttttggAGACACATTTTTGTGAATATTCTGattatttccctgattttttgcACCCCATTCCTGAgattattcccattatttccctgattttttgcGCCccatttttggcattttttgcGCCCCATTCCTGtgattattcccattatttccctgattttttgcGCCccattttggcattttttgtgCCCCATTCCTGtgattattcccattatttccctgattttttgtGCCCCATTCCTGtgattattcccattatttccctgattttttgcACCCCATTCCTGtgattattcccattatttccctgattttttgcGCCccatttttggtattttttgtgCCCCATTCCTGtgattattcccattatttccctgattttttgtGCCccattttggcattttttgtgCCCCATTCCTGtgattattcccattatttccctgattttttgtGCCCCATTCCTGTGATTATTCCCATTACTTCCCTGATTTTTTGTGCCCCATTCCTGTGATtatccccattattcccccccATTTCCGGCCCCATTTAACCCTTCCCTCACCGCTTCCCGGcgcctcctctcctgctccctcttGCGCGCCATCTCCCGCTGCTGGTCCAGCATGGCCTGCGAGGAgccggccgggcccgggggctgcggagccgccgccgccgccgacACCGGCACCGAGCCGGGCACGGGCACCGAGCCGGGCACCGAGCCGGGCACCGGCACCGAGCCCGCGGCTGccggcggctgctgctgctgctgctgctgctgctcctggcgcCGCCGAACCTCCTCGTGCACCCGCCGGGCCTGCTCCAGCGCGTCCTCGTCCTCCCGGGACCTgcagagtgaccacagtgaccactgagtgaccattgagtgaccaGGAGTGACCATCAGTGAGCACTGAGTGACCATTGACCAGGAACTGCACAGGAACCCCCCAGACTGTTCTAGAACCTCCTCGTGCACCCGCCGGGCCTGCTCCAGCGCGTCCTCGTCCTCCCGGGACCTGGGGAatgaccacagtgaccactgagtgaccactgagtgaccgcACTGAGCACTGAGTAACCAGGAACCCCAGACTGTTCTAGAACCTCCTCGTGCACCCCCGCGCCTGCTCCAGCGCGTCCTCGTCCTCCCGGGACCTGGGGAatgaccacagtgaccactgagtgaccactgagtgaccaggagtgaccactgaccatcaTTGAGAGAGTATAGTAACCACTGAGTGACCAGGAACCCCCCAGACTGTTCTAGAACCTCCTCGTGCACCCCCGCGCCTGCTCCAGGGCGTCCTCGTCCTCCCGGGACCTGCGGAGggaccacagtgaccactgagtgaccactgagtgaccactgaccatcactgagtgaccacagtgaccactgaccatcactgagtgaccactgagtaACCAGGAGTGACCACAGTGAGaactgagtgaccactgaccatcactgagtgaccacagtgagCACTGAGTGATCATTGAGTAACCaggagtgaccactgagtgaccagaGTGagcactgagtgaccactgagtgaccataGTGACCATCAGTGAGCACTGAGTGACCGCTGACCATCACTGAGTGACCAGAGTGAGCACTGAGTGACCATTGAGTAACCaggagtgaccactgagtgaccagaGTGAGCACTGAGTGAGCACTGagtgaccattgagtgaccacAGTAACCATTGAGTGATTATGGTAACCACTGAGTAACCAGGAACCCCCCAGACTGTTCTAGAACCTCCTGGTGCACCCCCGCGCCTGCTCCAGGGCCTCCTCGTCCTCCCGGGTCCTGGGGAGggaccacagtgaccactgagtgaccactgagtgaccaggagtgaccactgaccatcaTTGAGAGATTATAGTAACCACTGAGTGACCAGGACCCCCCAGACTGTTCTAGAACCTCCTCGTGCACCCGCCGGGCCTGCTCCAGGGCCTCCTCGTCCTCCCGGgaagtgaccacagtgaccaggAGTGACCATAGTAaccactgagtgaccatcaGTGACCACAGTGAGCACTGAGTGTCCACAGTAACCACTGAGTAACCAGGAACCCCCCAGACTGTTCTAGAACCTTCTCGTGCACCCCCGCGCCTGCTCCAGGGCGTCCTCGTCCTCCCGGGACCTGGagagtgaccacagtgaccactgagtgaccattgagtgaccacagtgaccattGTGTGACCATAGTaaccactgagtgaccacagtAACCACTGAGTGACCAGGAACCCCAGACTGTTCTAGAACCTCCTCGTGCACCCCCGCGCCTGCTCCAGGGCGTCCTCGTCCTCCCGGGTCCTGgggagtgaccacagtgaccaggagtgaccactgagtgaccactgagtgaccacagtgaccactgagtgaccactgagtgatTATAGTAACCACTGAGTGACCATGGTAACCACTGAGTAACCAGGAACCCCCCAGACTGTTCTAGAACCTCCTCGTGCACCCCCGTGCCTGCTCCAGGGCCTCCTCGTCCTCCCGGGTCCTGGagagtgaccacagtgaccactgagtgaccactgagtgaccactgagtgaccatcaGTGAGCACTGAATGATTATAGTAACCATTGAGTGACCATAGTAACCACTGAGTAACCAGGAACCCCAGACTGTTCTAGAACCTCCTCGTGCACCCCCGTCCCTGCTGGTGTTTGTGGTGGATCTGGTGGTGTTCCTGATGTTCCTGCTGGTGTTTGTGGTGTCTCTGGTGGTGTTTGTGGTGTTTATGGTGGTGTTTTGGAGTTCCTGATGGTGTTCCTGATGTCCCTGCTGGTGTTTgtggtgtccctgcaggtgtttATGAAGTTCCTGCTGGTGTTTGTGGTGTCTCTGCTGTTGTTTGTGGTGGATCTGGTGGTGTTTGTGGTGGATCTCTGATGCTTTCGGTGTCCCTGCTGGTGTTTGTGGTGTCCCTGGTGGTGTTTTGGAGTTCCTGCTGGTGTTTgtggtgtccctgcaggtgtctgTGGTGGATCTCTGATGGtttcagtgtccctgcaggtgtttgTGGTGGATCTGATGATACTTttggtgtccctgcaggtgtttgTGGTGTCCCTGGTGGTGTTTAGAAGTTCCTGGTGGTGTTTATGGAGTTCCTGCAGGTGTTTGTGGTGGATCTGATGATGCTTttggtgtccctgcaggtgtttgTGGTGGATCTGATGATGGTTttggtgtccctgcaggtgtttgTGGTGTCTCTGGTGGTGTTTGTGGTGGATCTGATGATGCTTTTGGAGTCCCTGCTGGTGTTTGTGGTGGATCTGGTGGTGTTTGTGGTGTCCCTGGTGGTGTTTTGGAGTTCCTGGTGGTGTTCCTGATGTTCCTGCTGGTGTTTgtggtgtccctgcaggtgtctgTGGTGTCTCTGGTGGTGTTTGTGGTGGATCTGATGATACTTttggtgtccctgcaggtgtttgTGGTGGATCTATGATGGTGTTTGTGGTGGTGTTCCTGATGTTCCTGCAGGTGTTTGTGGTGTCCCTACAGGTGTTTGTGGTGGATCTCTGATGGTTTcggtgtccctgcaggagctcctggagctcccgCCGTGTCCCCACCGGTGTTGTCCTCACCtcatcctctcctgctccctcctcagcCGCTCCTTCTCGCGCTCCACCTGCTCGGCCTGGGCCTTGAGGGCCTTCTCGCGCTCCTCCTTCTCGCGCGCCGCCCGCTTGAACTGCTCGAAGGAGTCGCTCGAGGACTTGGCCGCGGCCGCCGGCGCCGCCGGGTGCTTCTGCACCAGCGACGCCCACGAGCCCATGTTCTTGATCTTCAGGTCCTGCAGGAGACACGCGGTCACCACGGGGCCACCACGGGGCCACCACGGGGCCACCATGAGGTCACCACGGGGCCACCACGGGG encodes:
- the LOC135441909 gene encoding bromodomain-containing protein 4-like — protein: MLPSPQMPFQGLVPQSPPQQNIQPKKQELRAASVVQGQPLGAGKEEKLHPHSHSPVIRTETFSPPLRQEPPKGHPEGIKAAPHLPQRPELKALEGGGARAVIRPPEPTPPPPDKERPKTEPKTPVAPKKDLKIKNMGSWASLVQKHPAAPAAAAKSSSDSFEQFKRAAREKEEREKALKAQAEQVEREKERLRREQERMRSREDEDALEQARRVHEEVRRRQEQQQQQQQQPPAAAGSVPVPGSVPGSVPVPGSVPVSAAAAAPQPPGPAGSSQAMLDQQREMARKREQERRRREAMAATIDMNFQSDLLAIFEENLF